GGCATAATGCTTATATCTGCGTGAAAACCGGCCTGGAGGGAACGACGTTTTACGTGCAATTTCCGGTGCGCCATGCGGAAACGGAATAAAAGAGGATCTGTAAAAGAAGAACGCCTTGGCCGCTAACGGCCAAGGCGTTTTTGAGAGTGTCGACAAAACGAAATCAAGTGGGACTGTTTTTACACGAAGAGTCGAAGAAGGGAAGGGCGGAAGAGAGGTTAACTTCTTCCGTTCTTCTCGTTGGGGTGATACGATCGGCCCGCTTCGATTCTTCGTGTTATCGTTTCTTGTAAGTCTTCTCTTCTTTCTTTGTATCCAGTTCGCAGACCAGAATCCAAAGACCGTCGGCAATACCAGCCAAATAGCGATTCTTGCGCGAAAAGGCCATTTCCTTCAGGTGGTCGACCTGTGGAACCAAGAGGCTCGGTTCGTTGTGCTGAATAAAATGTGCGGCGTCCTCGAGGCCCTGTTGGTAGGAAGTGTGGGGTGGATAGATCATGGCAGCAGCCTCCTTTAGTTCGTTTCAAGATAAAGTGAGTCCGAGCAGAAGGAAGGTAAGAGAATCTATTACTTGCTGACGACCATTTCGCAGTAAGGCGAACCGTCGCCGATCGTAGAATTAAACATCAAATCGAGCGGATAACCGCTGATGATGCCGTAGTCTCCAGCCATCGCGAGCTTGCATAGATGGCCAATTTCTTCTTGCGTGCAGCCGAGACTTTTCCAGGCGTCGCAGAGCGGGCAGCGATGAAAGCGGTATATGCCCTGCTTGCCGTCCATGCTGATTTCTTCCATTGCAAAGGCCAGACGGTTGGTTTTCGTGGCAAGACCCTGGAAGAATTCCTGCGGCGTGCGGCACAGTCCAATCTTTTCTCCGTTCAACTGTCCTGCGGCGAAGACTGCTTCCTGGGCGATCGCGTCCGCGTCCGCGCCGCGTTCTTTGGCGGACTTCAAAAGCAGGTAAAACCAGATCGCACGTTGCTGAATTGCGGCGCGAACCGCTTCGGTTAATTCCAATTCATGGTTGTCGCAGTGAAGCGTCATAGTGATCCTCCTCTTATCGCTTCTTCAGTAAAGCGAGCTTTATGCGGCAGAAGAAGCCGCCTCTTTTTTCGGCAGTCTGACTAGCGATACGGTGACGGCGGTCGCGACGAGCGAAGCGGCCATGAAGGCGAACGCGGCATCATAGCCGGAAACGCCGACAAGATGACCGATGATGATCGGGGAAAGGATGCCGCCGATGCTGCCGCCGGAATTCATTACGCCGGTTGCCGTGCCGACAAAGCGACGTTTGACCGATTCCATCGGCATCGCCCAGAGTGGGCCGAAGGCCATGCCGACCAGAAAACCGGCGACGACCAAGGCGGTCATGGCCATTGTTTCTGTTTGCGCGGTTACCACCGCATAGAGAGCGGGACCAGCGGCCAGATTGACGAGGATGGCCTGCAGTTTGCGGTGGCCGAGAAAGACCTTATCCGAAAGCCAGCCGCCAAGTGGCTGACCGATGCCCAGCGCCAAGAACGGCAGACCGGAGAAGATCCCCATTTTCACCAGCTCGAAGCCGCGCGCCTTG
This genomic stretch from Azotosporobacter soli harbors:
- a CDS encoding L-2-amino-thiazoline-4-carboxylic acid hydrolase, whose translation is MTLHCDNHELELTEAVRAAIQQRAIWFYLLLKSAKERGADADAIAQEAVFAAGQLNGEKIGLCRTPQEFFQGLATKTNRLAFAMEEISMDGKQGIYRFHRCPLCDAWKSLGCTQEEIGHLCKLAMAGDYGIISGYPLDLMFNSTIGDGSPYCEMVVSK